The Nematostella vectensis chromosome 6, jaNemVect1.1, whole genome shotgun sequence region aaaacaaaagaacaatGTTAACATACTAGGAAAATTTAATAGAATTCAAACATCCCTTTTTGTAGAAACAACATAGTTTTAAtgtagagtgcaaataattaAAGGTAAGTAACCTTTACAATAGTTTCTAACATGACAGCTTCAAGTACAGTAAAATGctgtaaaataagtaaaatatttaacaCATTTGCCTGCAATTATCTTGTTGGCCAGCACTTCACACACTTGTGTGTGGGAGTAAGGTTCAATATGGTAGTGTTCTTGGGCAACTATCTACTAAATGCCAGGGAAAACTTTAccatacaggtactatgagctCAAAGTTTGATCTTTTTGTTAACagtttttgtttggctttacCAAATATTCAACACATTTGCCTGCAATTATCTTGTTGGCCATGCAGCACCCACACACTTGTGTGTGAGTAAGGTTCAATAGTGTTCTTGGacctattgaaaaaaagtgttttttaagGCATCAACTATTACCTCCCTATCCTTTGGGATACTTCCACATACCGCCTTAATGATAACCTTCACTGCTTTACTATGTAAGTTATTTATGACTGTAGGTTCAGTTTCTGGGAGAGTATCTGTACTTTTCTTGTCATCGTCagaaccatcatcatcagatCCATCATTATCAGATCCTTCATCATCTGGTTCCTCATCATCTTGACTGCCCTTCAATCAAAGGGGTAAagaattaataaattattcaattttttttttcagtttgagTTTGTGAGGTTTGGTGTACAGTGCAACCTCTATCTGTATTCtgacttattattatttaaaagcTGAACAAGTTGGTAACCTTTTTTAAGGAGATTAACAATGACCTGGACAAAAACTGAAGCATAACTTCTTGTGATTCAGCCAATTTTACATTCAACTATACAGAAGTGGCCCAAGGCAAGTGTATGAGCCCAGTGGGAATAGATGATAATGAATGCAAATAAACAATTAGATTGGAGATTTCCTACCATGGAAGGCATTTTAGGTAGCTTTGCTTGGGAGCATTGTAGTGAGAATTCCTCATCTGAAGAGCCAGCCTTGAAgaacacaaaaacaaatttaattGCAAGTTGCTTCAAAGATAACCATCACAATTTAGGtactgtattgtattttagtTCTTCACAGTAGACAAAGtagtaaataaataatcaaataaaaaataataataattatcaaaCTATGAAGCATGTTGAACAGTGTACATACCCTAGAAGAACTTGGTGTTCTAGGAGACCAGGAATCTGGAGGGCTTGTTCTCTggagaaaataaaatcactCATATTCATACCTTTCCAAAAAATCAGAACCAAAAGGATTCCTTTTAAATAGCAAGGTTTATCCATAAACTGGCAAGAAAgtcagaaagaaaaataataattctgATTATCATGCAGTTCACAACATTCCTCAGTGCAGTGACGTGCTTTTATTAGGTCTTACCATTCAAAGCAACCTAAAGTTCAGCTTGCACGTCAAAAGCAAATTAATTAAAGCCAACAAATGTCTCCATATTCTTAGGACCCTTAGGAAAGAACAGTATAGTCAACTAGAAATAGACCATTTATTCTTCTCTCTGGTGTTGCCATGTATCACTTACGGCTTATCCGTTTACGGGGCCTGCGACTCAGATCTAACGACTATTCAGACATTCTTAGATAGGTGTCATAAACGTCGGTTCGTATCAACACCTGTTAGCATAGAAAAATACTCGCCAAGCAAGACTGTAAGCTGTATGAAAAAGCTGCAGCCATTCCGAACCACCCTTTACGTTGCTACTTACCCGCTATTAAAGAAACCAAATACAATCTTCGTGGTACGCGCTATATTACACCAAATGTAAAAACTGAACGCTTTAAGAACACTTATATCAACAGAATTGCTTTCAAATATCTTATGTAACTTAGTAGctagtttttaatttttcagcATTATTTGTAACATAGGAGATGTATTTTTATCCTTTgataataaagattattattattattaatacatTTGCACCATACTTACTTTTCTTTCACGCCGCTTTTCACTGAAAAAATCTTTAGTGTGTTGCATAATGCCATCCACTGTGAAATTTATTTCAGGCACAGAACACTGGTCTTCAATTTCTTTAGCAAACTTTTCCAGTTGTGTTCTCATCATGGGAGTGTTGAACTTCGGGAGTTGCCCACCCCACTTTTCCATGGCAAGTGCGCCAATCTTCTTGCGCCTAAACATCAATCAAATTAATAAGGCTAAATGTGTTGCATAAATGAAGTTTACTAAACAATGCCAGAAAAAGGTGTTGCATgataaaataatgtaaaataAATGCGCCACAATATGAATTGAACATcagcattttgaaaaaatgtataaatcaaTTTACTTCAAAGGACATTCATCTATATCCAATATCAAAACACACTCACTTAGACAGGTACAGTCTTTGTATTTCAGGATCGTATGTTGACAACTCTGCCATTGTTGGTTTGCACTTGGGCAAGGCTGATGAAGATTTCTTTGGCAATTGGAACGACTCCTCAAAAATTCTTTTGAATTTTAGGGCCTTTCCATAGGTTAAGCCAACCTTTGAGTAAATTGGCGCATCAGCATCTTTAGATAGCAAGTCTACTATTGCTTCTGGGCATGTAATATCTTCATCTGCAGCCAAACAGAAGAAGAATGGATTCAATATTTGCATGCAAAAGATACATttgaaaaaagttttattgaTCTATTCTGTTGTTTTGTCGTTTCAATTTCTCTGCGAACCAAAGCTGCGTTTTATCTCTCTgacttatttatatttttgttgttcagCATTATAAAATTAACCTCTACACAGAAATACCACATTTCCAGTTAAAAGCCATGCTTTCTCGATGCGATTTTGTGAAGGCCTATGTCGACGGGTCCCTCGCGCCATTTTCTTGCACATGTGAGAATGAGAAATTTCGTGCAGAGGCTACTTTTGCAAAGtcgaaaaacaaagaaagcaaaaaaaaaatatttagagCAAGCGTTGTAATTGTGCGGCAATTTGGAATCCCAAAGAACAAATTACCTTTCTGTGGCCAGAAACAATAGCTATAATATGTTTACTATCCACGCGGCAGTTTTTGGCAAGTTCTTTTAGGCCGCCGTGTTTCTTCACTTTCTTTGCCGAGTTGAAATTTGAAATTCCAACCTCATTTTCTTACTTTAGAAAGTACACTTAAATTAAAGATGATGGCCAAAGGTAAGTCAGACGTCCTTTATGAAAGAATTGTTCTGTTGCTTTGCGATTTCATTTCGAAAACGCTTTGAGATCCATTCGGCATTGCAAAAGCGAAAATGTGCGCGCCAAATTTACCCTACTCTGCTGACTTGAGAGAAACTTCCCCTTTTAGCTTTCACTGATTCAATGAAAGACTTCATACCTTTAAATCGCTGTGCAATTGCATCGCCAAAGTGCTCTGTCACTTTTGAAATAACATCTTCTTCTTCTGAGGGAGCTGGTGATGGATCCACAATATCTGGCTGTTCTTGTTGCTCTCGACTCATTTCAACGGCACAAACTGCAAACACTGAATAATTATAATGGATCTTTGGGACAGTGGAAAGCTGAGGGCCTACAAAAGTTTTCCCTTAGAagcgactgggtacgagtctgccCTGTCGATCTGAGCGCGAAAATCCGAAGGAGAGCGAAGTATGTGTTGCTGGCATTTTTATTCTGCTCTTCGGTGATCTGATTGGCTGTTTTTCCCGCTTTTTTCTACGATGTTGTTCATTGGTCAAACTTAAATCACGTGACTAAAATATCAGCCTAATATGGGTTGGCTGTGTACTTGATTTTAATGCTGTTCTACTGGTCTGCGGTTTCgctttcaaaagaaaaaaatggcggGTTTGTAGTTTCCGGCGGGTTGAATGTTTTCTAGTTAAAAATGTGGAAAAGAAGTGATGTG contains the following coding sequences:
- the LOC125568099 gene encoding uncharacterized protein LOC125568099; this translates as MSREQQEQPDIVDPSPAPSEEEDVISKVTEHFGDAIAQRFKDEDITCPEAIVDLLSKDADAPIYSKVGLTYGKALKFKRIFEESFQLPKKSSSALPKCKPTMAELSTYDPEIQRLYLSKRKKIGALAMEKWGGQLPKFNTPMMRTQLEKFAKEIEDQCSVPEINFTVDGIMQHTKDFFSEKRRERKRTSPPDSWSPRTPSSSRAGSSDEEFSLQCSQAKLPKMPSMGSQDDEEPDDEGSDNDGSDDDGSDDDKKSTDTLPETEPTVINNLHSKAVKVIIKAVCGSIPKDREVIVDALKNTFFQ